The Marinitoga hydrogenitolerans DSM 16785 genome window below encodes:
- the glgB gene encoding 1,4-alpha-glucan branching protein GlgB yields the protein MGTMLDDEMLKIVKAEHHDPFSILGIHKLNEKEIVIRTFHPFAESIEIMNLNTKTKRKYKMKKIHPGGLFERVLKRKTFFKYEFLYKDKDNNIWQSRDPYSFLPVISDYDLYLFNEGNNHKIYEKLGAHPMEIDGAKGTYFAVWAPNAKRVSVVGNFNNWDGRIHQMRVLGSSGVWEIFIPLVQEGDTYKFEIKTKDNNILLKADPYAFYTELRPNNASIVYDFHKKYVWKDKDWLKRRRETNWFEKPISIYEVHLGSWKKKNGNEFMNYRELAHELVNYVKEHNYTHIEILPILEHPLDESWGYQVTGYFSPTSRYGKPEDFMYFVDYMHQNNIGVILDWVPGHFPKDAHGLGKFDGTALYEHMDPRLGEHPDWGTYVFNYGRNEVKNFLISNALYWLDKFHIDGLRVDAVASMLYLDFSRKDGEWVPNVFGGRENLEAIDFVKYFNTVTHQYFPGILTIAEESTAWPGVSKPVDFGGLGFSMKWNMGWMNDSLRYIERDPLYRKFHQDELTFSMVYAFAENYILVLSHDEVVHGKGSMINKMPGDYWQKFANLRLFYSYMFAHPGKKLLFMGNDIAQFNEWNCKKSLDWNLLDFDSHRKMLQLITDLNTLYKKNPALYELDHSPDGFEWIDYNDRENSVISFIRKGKNSDELIVAIFNFTPVVRYNYKIGVPRAGFYKEILNTDSEIYWGSNVGNQGGLYAEKIPFHGRDFSINLTLPPLAGIYFKWQKEK from the coding sequence ATGGGTACAATGTTAGATGATGAAATGTTAAAAATAGTAAAGGCCGAACATCATGATCCTTTTTCTATATTAGGTATTCATAAATTAAATGAAAAAGAAATTGTTATCCGAACTTTCCATCCTTTTGCAGAGAGTATTGAAATTATGAATCTTAATACGAAAACAAAGAGAAAATATAAAATGAAAAAAATTCATCCTGGTGGGTTGTTTGAAAGAGTTTTAAAAAGAAAAACTTTTTTTAAATATGAGTTTTTATATAAAGATAAAGATAATAACATTTGGCAGTCTAGAGACCCTTATAGCTTTTTGCCTGTAATATCAGATTATGATTTATACCTCTTTAATGAAGGTAATAATCATAAAATATATGAAAAGTTAGGGGCGCATCCTATGGAAATCGATGGAGCAAAAGGTACATATTTTGCTGTATGGGCTCCAAACGCTAAAAGGGTTAGTGTCGTTGGAAATTTTAATAATTGGGATGGCCGTATTCATCAAATGAGAGTTTTAGGTTCATCTGGTGTTTGGGAAATCTTTATCCCTCTTGTTCAGGAAGGTGATACTTATAAATTTGAAATAAAAACTAAAGATAATAATATTCTTTTAAAAGCTGATCCATATGCTTTTTATACTGAATTAAGACCTAATAATGCTTCAATAGTATATGATTTTCATAAAAAGTATGTGTGGAAAGATAAAGATTGGTTAAAGAGAAGAAGAGAAACAAACTGGTTTGAAAAACCTATCTCTATTTATGAAGTCCATTTAGGATCATGGAAAAAGAAAAATGGTAATGAATTTATGAATTATAGAGAATTAGCTCATGAATTAGTTAATTATGTAAAAGAACATAATTATACACATATTGAAATATTACCAATTTTAGAACATCCTTTAGATGAATCATGGGGATATCAAGTTACTGGATATTTTTCTCCAACAAGTAGATATGGGAAACCAGAAGATTTTATGTACTTTGTAGATTATATGCATCAAAATAATATAGGTGTAATTTTAGACTGGGTTCCAGGACATTTTCCAAAAGATGCTCACGGATTAGGTAAATTTGATGGAACTGCTTTATATGAACACATGGATCCAAGATTAGGAGAACACCCTGATTGGGGAACTTATGTATTTAATTACGGAAGAAATGAGGTTAAAAACTTTTTAATATCTAATGCATTATATTGGCTTGATAAATTTCACATTGATGGATTAAGAGTAGATGCTGTTGCATCTATGTTATATTTAGATTTTAGTAGAAAAGATGGAGAATGGGTTCCAAATGTATTTGGCGGAAGGGAAAATTTAGAAGCTATAGATTTTGTAAAATATTTTAATACTGTTACACATCAATATTTCCCTGGAATATTAACAATAGCAGAAGAATCCACCGCCTGGCCAGGTGTATCAAAACCTGTAGATTTTGGAGGCCTTGGTTTTTCAATGAAGTGGAATATGGGATGGATGAATGATTCTTTAAGATATATTGAAAGAGATCCTTTATATAGAAAATTTCATCAAGATGAGTTGACATTCTCTATGGTTTATGCTTTTGCTGAAAATTATATTTTAGTTTTATCTCACGATGAAGTTGTTCATGGAAAAGGATCTATGATAAATAAAATGCCTGGAGATTATTGGCAAAAATTTGCTAATTTAAGATTATTCTACTCATATATGTTTGCACATCCTGGAAAAAAACTTTTATTTATGGGAAATGATATTGCACAATTTAACGAATGGAATTGCAAAAAATCTCTTGATTGGAATTTATTGGATTTTGATTCTCATAGAAAAATGCTTCAACTAATAACTGATTTAAATACATTATATAAGAAAAATCCAGCACTTTATGAATTAGACCATTCTCCTGATGGTTTTGAGTGGATCGATTATAACGATAGGGAAAATAGTGTTATTTCATTTATTAGAAAAGGTAAAAATTCAGATGAATTAATTGTTGCTATATTTAATTTCACACCTGTTGTTAGATACAATTACAAAATTGGTGTC